The proteins below come from a single Sorghum bicolor cultivar BTx623 chromosome 4, Sorghum_bicolor_NCBIv3, whole genome shotgun sequence genomic window:
- the LOC110435068 gene encoding uncharacterized protein LOC110435068 — protein sequence MVTPPRHTSPVHARSKSCTHHCRGALCWPRARTRGVSWQRRRLLVHWRRALGRAHQRRLRACRPTAWKQTWRLVLSNVGAHGDLRLNGELVDSKSIGHGEIPET from the exons ATGGTGACACCACCGCGGCACACCTCGCCGGTGCACGCGCGCAGCAAAAGCTGCACGCACCACTGCCGTGGCGCCCTTTGCTGGCCGCGCGCACGCACACGAGGAGTCTCATGGCAGCGGCGGCGCTTGCTGGTGCACTGGCGGCGAGCTCTTGGAAGAGCCCATCAGCGCCGTCTTAG AGCCTGCAGACCTACGGCATGGAAACAGACATGGAGGTTGGTGCTATCTAATGTGGGCGCACATGGAGATTTGAGGCTTAATGGAGAATTGGTCGACTCAAAGTCGATAG GACATGGAGAAATTCCAGAAACCTAA